The following are from one region of the Bacillota bacterium genome:
- the ribE gene encoding 6,7-dimethyl-8-ribityllumazine synthase — protein sequence MSRSFEGQLVGTGLKFGLVVARFNEFITTRLLDGAMDALVRHSVDASDVEVAWVPGALELPLVAQKMALSGRYDAVVCLGAVIRGATPHFDYVAAETTKGIAQVSLSTGVPVIMGVITADTLEQAVERAGSKAGNKGWQAAMSAIEMANLTRALSEGRKG from the coding sequence ATGTCCCGGAGTTTCGAGGGCCAGCTGGTGGGAACGGGCCTAAAGTTCGGCCTGGTAGTGGCGAGGTTTAACGAATTCATAACCACCCGTCTTCTGGACGGGGCAATGGATGCTCTGGTAAGGCATTCAGTAGATGCCAGCGATGTGGAAGTGGCCTGGGTTCCGGGGGCCCTGGAATTGCCCCTGGTGGCGCAGAAAATGGCCCTGAGCGGCCGGTATGATGCGGTAGTGTGTCTTGGCGCCGTCATCCGGGGGGCCACCCCACACTTCGACTACGTGGCTGCGGAGACTACCAAAGGCATTGCCCAGGTATCCTTGTCCACGGGGGTGCCCGTCATAATGGGTGTCATAACCGCCGACACGCTGGAGCAGGCTGTGGAACGAGCTGGCAGCAAGGCGGGGAACAAGGGATGGCAGGCGGCGATGTCGGCAATAGAGATGGCCAACCTGACTAGGGCGCTCTCGGAGGGACGGAAGGGTTGA